One window of Papaver somniferum cultivar HN1 chromosome 9, ASM357369v1, whole genome shotgun sequence genomic DNA carries:
- the LOC113312057 gene encoding uncharacterized protein LOC113312057 has protein sequence MTGDKKTLHPAFAVTNIKTLIPILLDIKQDEYSSWVFLFELHLQAHDLLFLINGSTPPTGIDANTLKQLDALCRQWMFSTMAKDLMLTILKSGKTAKELWDHLQKLFQDNKGNRAATLESKFVNLKFVYCASVDD, from the coding sequence ATGACAGGTGATAAGAAAACTCTGCATCCGGCCTTTGCCGTAACCAACATCAAAACCCTGATTCCTATTCTTCTTGACATCAAACAAGATGAATACTCATCCTGGGTTTTTCTCTTCGAACTACATCTACAAGCTCACGATCTCCTTTTTCTCATCAACGGATCCACACCACCAACAGGGATTGatgcaaataccctcaaacaactcGACGCCCTATGCCGCcaatggatgttctccaccatggccaAGGATCTCATGCTCACAATTCTAAAATCTGGTAAAACCGCCAAAGAACTTTGGGATCATCTTCAAAAGTTGTTTCAAGATAACAAAGGTAATCGTGCTGCAACCCTTGAAAGTAAATTTGTCAATCTAAAGTTTGTTTACTGTGCTAGTGTCGATGATTAA
- the LOC113311036 gene encoding cactin-like, which produces MGRDGGSSGRRKHRNYSSSDDDDDRRRRKKSSSKQITEQEINEYLARKAQKKAIKVAKKLKTETVSGYANDSNPFGDSNLNEKFVWKKKIEKSISQGESIDEISVKSEKRRIKERMAEIEKVKKRREERAMEKAQHEEEMAMLARDRARAEFQDWEKKEEEFHFDQSKIRSGIRLREGRIKPIDILSKHLDDSDDFEFEIDELDEPYMVFQGLTVKDMEELREDIKLHLDLDRATPTHIEYWEALLVVCDWELAEARKRDALDRARVRGEQPPAELLAEERGLHSSIEEDVKKLLHGKTYKELEVLQTQIESQMRSGTAKVVEYWEAVVKRLHIFKAKACLKEIHTNLLRKHLRRLQNPVKSENILEDDRVDPKSQAEKDIIPDAEDAGSYSPKLLMKVEEVDEEEEEAGSFSPELLHDDENEEAIDPDEDRIELERKRQAVKEEHKRRLQEAMASKPAPVDDNWELKASKAMGDVVDGDAVFGSGAEVNLDSQVYWWHDKYRPRKPKYFNRVHTGYEWNKYNQTHYDHDNPPPKIVQGYKFNIFYPDLVDKTKAPTYTIEKVEGSNGETCLIRFHAGPPYEDIAFKIVNKEWEYSHKKGFKCTFERGILHVYFNFKRYRYRR; this is translated from the exons ATGGGGAGAGACGGAGGTAGTAGCGGTAGAAGAAAACACAGAAATTATTCaagtagtgatgatgatgatgatcgaaGAAGACGAAAGAAGAGTTCTTCTAAACAAATCACAGAACAAGAAATCAATGAGTATTTAGCCAGAAAAGCTCAGAAAAAG GCAATAAAAGTTGCGAAGAAATTGAAGACGGAAACGGTTTCTGGTTATGCTAATGATTCAAATCCGTTCGGTGATTCTAACCTTAATGAGAA GTTTGTGTGGAAAAAGAAGATAGAAAAATCGATATCTCAAGGTGAATCTATCGATGAAATTTCAGTTAAATCTGAAAAGAGGAGAATCAAAGAAAGGATG GCGGAGATTGAGAAAGTAAAAAAGAGAAGGGAGGAAAGAGCTATGGAAAAGGCTCAACATGAAGAAGAAATG GCAATGTTGGCTAGAGACCGTGCGAGAGCTGAATTTCAGGACTGggagaaaaaggaagaagag TTTCATTTTGATCAAAGCAAGATCAGGTCAGGAATTCGATTACGTGAAGGGCGTATTAAGCCTATTGATATACTCTCCAAGCATCTTGATGATTCAGATGATTTTGAGTTCGAGATTGATGAACTGGATGAACCATACATGGTGTTCCAG GGCTTGACTGTGAAAGATATGGAAGAGCTTCGTGAGGATATAAAACTGCATCTGGATTTGGACAGGGCAACACCTACACATATAGAATATTGGGAG GCGTTACTGGTTGTTTGTGATTGGGAACTAGCAGAAGCTCGAAAAAGGGATGCTCTTGATCGAGCTAGAGTACGTGGAGAGCAACCACCTGCTGAGTTGCTTGCTGAAGAAAGGGGCCTGCATTCAAGCATCGAAGAAGATGTGAAAAAGCTCCTGCATGGGAAAACTTACAAGGAATTAGAAGTGTTACAGACGCAGATTGAGTCACAGATGCGTTCTGGCACTGCCAAGGTAGTGGAGTACTGGGAGGCTGTTGTGAAACGACTTCATATATTCAAGGCCAAG GCTTGTCTGAAAGAAATTCACACCAATCTGTTGCGTAAGCATCTAAGGCGTCTGCAAAACCCCGTGAAGAGTGAaaatattttggaagatgatCGCGTTGATCCGAAGTCGCAAGCTGAGAAGGATATCATTCCTGATGCAGAAG ATGCTGGGTCATATTCTCCCAAACTCTTAATGAAAGTGGAGGAGGTtgacgaggaagaagaagaggctgGATCATTTTCTCCAGAACTTCTGCATGATGATGAAAATGAAGAAGCAATTGATCCCGACGAGGATAGAATTGAACTG GAACGTAAACGTCAGGCTgtcaaagaagaacataaaagACGACTTCAAGAAGCGATGGCATCAAAACCTGCTCCAGTGGACGATAACTGGGAATTGAAGGCCAGTAAAGCAATGGGAGATGTTGTGGATGGAGATGCAGTATTTGGTTCTGGTGCTGAAGTAAACCTAGATTCCCAGGTTTATTGGTGGCATGACAAATACCGTCCTAGAAAACCGAAATACTTCAACCGTGTTCATACTGGATATGAATGGAACAAGTACAACCAAACTCACTACGATCATGACAATCCACCtcccaagattgtgcaaggttACAAGTTTAACATATTTTACCCAGACCTTGTAGACAAAACAAAGGCTCCTACTTACACCATAGAAAAGGTGGAAGGAAGCAATGGCGAGACATGTCTTATAAGGTTCCACGCAGGACCCCCATACGAGGACATA GCATTCAAGATTGTTAATAAAGAGTGGGAGTATTCCCACAAAAAAGGCTTCAAGTGTACTTTTGAGAGAGGAATCTTACATGTCTACTTCAACTTCAAACGTTATAGGTACCGCAGATAA